GCGTCGTTGTTGCGCTCAGCGCGCTCGCCGCGTGGCGGACGCTCAGTCTTGTCGCCAGTCTTGTCGCCAGTCTTGTCGCCGCGACCGCGGGGCACGACGTTGCTGGTCGTCAGCGTCTCGATAAACTTGCGCACCGCAGGCGAGAGCTCGCGGCCGCGCTTGTAGATGATCGCCAGCGGACGCATAAAGTTCCCTTCCTGGAACTCAAGCATCCGTAGAGCGCCGCGCGCGACCTCGTTCTCGACCGTCATCCGCGGCACAATGGCGCATCCAAGGCCAATTTCGACGGCGCGCTTGATGGTCTCGATGTTGTCGAATTCGAGCACGTAGACCGGCTTGACGCCGTACTGGCGCAGGATTCGATCGGAGGCCTTTCGGGTCGGGATATCGCGCTCAAATCCGACAAACTTCTGACCCTGCAACTGTCCGACGCTTAGCTTCGAGTGCTTGGCCAGTGGATTGTCGGGCGGCACCGCGAGCACGAGTTCGTCATGGCGAAACGGCACCGAGACGATTTGGCTGCGCTTGGAAGGATAGGCGACGACGCCAAGATCGACCTTGCCTTCGATGAGGTCTTCGTAAATTTTGTTCGAGCGCAGATACTCGAGATGTACATTGACGGCCGGATAGTTGCGCAGAAATTCGG
This region of Candidatus Binatus sp. genomic DNA includes:
- a CDS encoding LysR family transcriptional regulator, whose protein sequence is MHIETLKVFCDIIESGSFSYAASQNFVTQSAVSQQVRSLEEKYDCRLIERGRAGVKPTPAGQILYTSSKEIVRRFLELENRLREIGSVVAGTIRVGTVYSVGLHELPPYLSEFLRNYPAVNVHLEYLRSNKIYEDLIEGKVDLGVVAYPSKRSQIVSVPFRHDELVLAVPPDNPLAKHSKLSVGQLQGQKFVGFERDIPTRKASDRILRQYGVKPVYVLEFDNIETIKRAVEIGLGCAIVPRMTVENEVARGALRMLEFQEGNFMRPLAIIYKRGRELSPAVRKFIETLTTSNVVPRGRGDKTGDKTGDKTERPPRGERAERNNDANNSDRAEKVEKVEKVEKTA